A part of Vicugna pacos chromosome 14, VicPac4, whole genome shotgun sequence genomic DNA contains:
- the HMGB1 gene encoding high mobility group protein B1 → MGKGDPKKPRGKMSSYAFFVQTCREEHKKKHPDASVNFSEFSKKCSERWKTMSAKEKGKFEDMAKADKARYEREMKTYIPPKGETKKKFKDPNAPKRPPSAFFLFCSEYRPKIKGEHPGLSIGDVAKKLGEMWNNTAADDKQPYEKKAAKLKEKYEKDIAAYRAKGKPDAAKKGVVKAEKSKKKKEEEEDEEDEEDEEEEEDEEDEEEEEDDDDE, encoded by the exons atgggCAAAGGAGATCCTAAGAAGCCGAGAGGCAAAATGTCATCATATGCATTCTTTGTGCAAACTTGCCGGGAGGAGCACAAGAAGAAGCACCCAGATGCTTCAGTCAACTTCTCAGAGTTTTCTAAGAAGTGCTCAGAGAGGTGGAAG ACCATGTCtgctaaagagaaaggaaaattcgAAGACATGGCAAAGGCGGACAAGGCCCGttatgaaagagaaatgaaaacttatatcCCTCCTAAAGgggaaacaaaaaagaagttcAAGGATCCCAATGCACCCAAGAGGCCTCC ttcggcctttttcttgttttgttctgAATATCGtccaaaaatcaaaggagaacaTCCTGGCCTATCCATTGGTGATGTTGCAAAGAAACTGGGAGAGATGTGGAATAACACTGCTGCAGATGACAAGCAGCCTTATGAAAAGAAGGCTGCTAAACTGAAGGAAAAGTACGAAAAG GATATTGCTGCGTATCGAGCTAAAGGGAAGCCTGATGCAGCAAAAAAGGGAGTTGTCAAGgctgaaaaaagcaagaaaaagaaggaagaggaggaagatgaagaagatgaagaggatgaggaggaggaggaagatgaagaagacgaagaggaagaagaagatgatgatgatgaataa